Proteins encoded together in one Halothermothrix orenii H 168 window:
- a CDS encoding spore germination protein, translated as MDKPLSKKLEDNLKTLKNELGADESFDVLTREFEIGDKEAALIFIDGFIKDDLILPILYMMETSREDISVDVIKKILKRRLPYYEVSTVKTLDKIVQEVLAGPQVLLIDGVDEAIVIDGRTWLSRSPDEPELEKATRGPADGFVETLLFNVNAVRRRIRDANFRAEVLQVGKRSKNDVALLYIKDIINKDLVDRVREKLKNVDIDGLPLGDKSIEEIITGGTINPLPLVRYTERPDNVAAHLLEGHLAIIVDNSPTALVLPAPFLSHIQTLEVYRKGPVIGTYLSLIRTMAIFISVFLPAVWLLMATNKEILPDFLEFIGVRQESTIGLGLQFILASLGIDLIRIASIQTPSTLATSLSLIGALLLGDFAVKVGLFSPEVILYMAISAISNFAIPGYELALVLKLCRFVFLLAAIFGGIWGFIISLVVVLLWMVFTKSFGVYYMWPIIPFDYQALKSYLVRQTVMDLSHIRPEALKTQDKDRTVKEDDKERNRE; from the coding sequence TGAACTTGGAGCCGATGAGAGTTTTGATGTCCTGACCCGGGAATTTGAAATAGGGGATAAGGAAGCTGCTTTAATTTTTATTGATGGTTTTATAAAAGATGATCTTATTTTACCCATTCTCTATATGATGGAGACCAGTCGTGAGGATATATCAGTAGATGTCATAAAAAAAATATTAAAAAGACGCCTTCCCTACTATGAGGTTAGTACGGTAAAGACCCTTGATAAGATTGTCCAGGAAGTACTGGCCGGGCCCCAGGTATTATTAATTGACGGGGTCGATGAAGCTATAGTTATTGACGGGAGAACCTGGTTAAGCCGTTCCCCTGACGAACCTGAACTCGAAAAGGCAACCAGGGGTCCAGCTGATGGATTTGTAGAGACATTGTTATTTAATGTTAATGCTGTTAGAAGGAGAATCAGGGACGCTAATTTCAGAGCTGAAGTACTCCAGGTAGGGAAAAGATCAAAAAATGATGTAGCCCTACTTTATATAAAAGATATTATAAATAAAGACCTGGTTGACAGGGTTAGAGAAAAGCTGAAAAACGTTGATATTGATGGATTACCACTGGGGGATAAATCAATTGAAGAAATAATAACGGGAGGAACCATAAATCCTCTACCCCTGGTAAGGTATACTGAAAGGCCGGATAATGTTGCTGCCCATCTCCTGGAAGGACATCTTGCTATTATTGTGGATAATTCACCGACTGCCCTGGTTTTACCGGCCCCTTTCTTATCCCATATTCAAACCCTGGAAGTGTACAGGAAAGGACCGGTAATCGGGACCTATCTGTCCCTTATAAGAACAATGGCTATTTTTATATCAGTTTTTTTGCCGGCTGTATGGTTACTTATGGCTACCAATAAGGAAATTTTGCCTGACTTTCTTGAATTTATCGGGGTCAGGCAGGAGAGTACAATCGGCCTTGGATTGCAGTTTATTCTGGCGAGTCTGGGAATTGATTTAATCAGGATTGCATCGATCCAGACACCGAGTACTTTAGCAACATCACTGAGTTTAATTGGTGCCCTGCTTTTAGGAGACTTTGCTGTCAAGGTTGGTTTATTTTCCCCGGAGGTTATCCTGTATATGGCCATATCGGCGATCAGTAATTTTGCCATTCCGGGGTATGAACTGGCTCTAGTCCTGAAACTCTGCAGGTTTGTATTTTTGCTGGCAGCAATTTTTGGAGGGATCTGGGGTTTTATTATCAGCCTTGTTGTAGTTTTACTATGGATGGTATTTACCAAAAGCTTCGGTGTTTATTATATGTGGCCCATCATTCCATTTGATTATCAGGCTTTGAAGTCATATCTTGTCCGTCAGACAGTTATGGATTTATCCCATATTAGACCTGAAGCCTTAAAGACCCAGGACAAAGATAGAACTGTAAAAGAAGATGATAAGGAAAGAAACAGGGAGTGA
- a CDS encoding acyl-CoA dehydratase activase-related protein produces MGSKIGVPRALLYHYYYPAWEEFFNRLGFEIVLSKPTNKEILNRGVKLAVDDLCLPFKIYYGHVLDIKDRVDFLFIPRLIALGDKNKVCPKFMGLPDMVRATLDNLPPVLEPVIDLKRGIFSLRKVSHYIGTRLKTNYWKTERAFWTALNKYRKYIKLMEQGYTPDESRKIINGQKIDKNKSKKDRGIRVGVLGHSYIIHDNQLSLGLINNLQKMGVEVITPEMISNNDLERAAELQSKKLFWLFNRHIMGAAYHLLFNYEKDIDGIIQITAFGCGPDSLVKELVNLKGKNNKNVSLLNLNVDEHSGEAGLLTRIEAFIDLIERKKGKNG; encoded by the coding sequence ATGGGAAGTAAGATTGGTGTTCCCCGGGCTCTTTTATATCATTATTATTACCCGGCCTGGGAAGAGTTTTTTAATAGACTGGGTTTTGAAATTGTTTTATCCAAACCTACCAATAAAGAAATTTTAAATAGGGGAGTAAAACTGGCAGTTGATGACCTCTGCCTTCCTTTTAAAATTTATTATGGTCATGTTCTTGATATTAAAGATAGAGTTGATTTTTTGTTTATCCCCCGCTTAATAGCCCTTGGTGATAAGAACAAGGTGTGTCCCAAATTTATGGGGTTGCCTGATATGGTAAGGGCTACCCTTGATAATCTTCCACCTGTCCTTGAACCTGTTATTGATCTCAAAAGGGGGATTTTCTCACTCAGGAAAGTTTCCCATTATATTGGAACAAGGTTAAAAACAAATTACTGGAAAACTGAACGGGCCTTCTGGACAGCCCTTAATAAATACCGTAAATATATAAAGCTAATGGAGCAGGGTTATACTCCCGATGAGAGCAGGAAAATAATTAATGGTCAAAAAATAGATAAAAATAAATCGAAAAAGGACAGGGGTATTAGAGTCGGGGTCCTGGGTCATTCCTATATTATTCATGATAATCAGCTCAGTCTTGGACTTATAAATAATTTACAAAAAATGGGGGTTGAAGTTATTACCCCGGAAATGATTAGTAATAATGATCTGGAAAGAGCAGCTGAACTACAGTCCAAAAAGCTTTTCTGGTTGTTTAATCGCCATATAATGGGGGCTGCCTACCATTTATTATTTAACTATGAAAAAGACATCGATGGAATAATTCAAATAACCGCCTTTGGATGTGGCCCTGATTCTCTTGTCAAAGAACTGGTTAATTTAAAAGGAAAAAATAATAAAAACGTGTCTTTATTAAATTTAAATGTTGATGAACACAGTGGTGAAGCAGGTTTGTTAACAAGAATTGAAGCCTTTATAGACTTAATTGAAAGGAAGAAAGGAAAAAATGGGTAA
- a CDS encoding acyl-CoA dehydratase activase-related protein, producing MKGRKEKMGKITFPHMGNLNIIAKTFFQEMGIEVVVPPGNSKKTLDLGVKYSPEFACLPLKINMGNFIESFEKGADTVVMGGGCGPCRFGYYGEVQREILKDLGYDFNMIVLEPDIFQGLKSLRKLFGKINIGKIYRAGKLAWVKLKAVDNIQNMVLKNRAREKNPGDIDRLYQDFLDKIDETMSIDSIVKTENKYRTMIEDAVGEYKRGMEIKIGIVGEIYVVIEPFTNLEIEKKLGSLGAVVEREITIRNWVIDFVGFSSERQKIEDAARPYLKNFVGGHGLDTVGNTVRFARAGYDGVVQVAPFTCMPEVVAQTILPVVSKKEKISVMSLFLDEHTGDAGFKTRLEAFIDLIERKKNNKGVLQHG from the coding sequence TTGAAAGGAAGAAAGGAAAAAATGGGTAAGATTACCTTCCCCCATATGGGTAATTTAAATATTATTGCAAAAACTTTTTTCCAGGAAATGGGTATAGAAGTTGTTGTTCCCCCGGGTAATTCCAAAAAGACCCTGGACCTGGGAGTAAAATACAGTCCTGAATTTGCCTGTTTACCCCTGAAAATAAATATGGGTAATTTTATTGAATCCTTTGAAAAAGGGGCTGATACAGTTGTTATGGGCGGGGGGTGTGGTCCCTGTCGGTTTGGTTATTATGGTGAAGTTCAGAGGGAAATATTAAAGGATTTAGGCTATGACTTCAATATGATTGTACTTGAACCTGATATTTTTCAGGGCCTTAAGAGTTTAAGGAAATTATTTGGTAAAATTAATATTGGAAAAATATACAGGGCTGGAAAACTGGCCTGGGTAAAACTTAAAGCAGTTGATAACATCCAGAATATGGTCTTAAAAAACAGGGCCCGTGAGAAAAATCCCGGAGATATAGACAGACTGTATCAGGATTTTTTAGATAAGATTGATGAAACCATGTCAATTGACAGTATTGTCAAAACTGAAAACAAATACAGAACCATGATTGAAGATGCCGTTGGCGAGTATAAGCGGGGGATGGAGATTAAAATAGGAATTGTTGGTGAGATATATGTTGTTATCGAGCCCTTTACCAATCTCGAGATTGAAAAAAAACTGGGATCTCTGGGTGCAGTAGTTGAGAGGGAGATAACTATTAGAAACTGGGTTATTGATTTTGTCGGGTTCAGCAGTGAACGTCAAAAAATAGAGGATGCTGCCAGACCTTATTTAAAAAATTTTGTAGGAGGACATGGCCTGGATACGGTTGGGAATACTGTCAGATTTGCCAGGGCAGGATATGATGGGGTTGTCCAGGTTGCTCCTTTTACCTGTATGCCTGAAGTAGTAGCCCAGACCATTTTACCGGTAGTCAGTAAAAAAGAAAAGATTTCTGTTATGTCTTTATTTCTTGATGAACATACCGGTGATGCTGGATTTAAAACAAGACTGGAGGCTTTTATTGACCTCATTGAGCGGAAAAAGAATAATAAAGGAGTGTTACAACATGGGTAA
- a CDS encoding acyl-CoA dehydratase activase produces the protein MGKYYLGVDVGSVSTDMALIDPFGNLIEKIYLRTKGQPIEVIKRGLKKLKENYGSIKVAGVGTTGSGRKLAGVMLGADVIKNEITAHAVAATHLVPDARTVLEIGGQDSKIIILKDGIAVDFAMNTVCAAGTGSFLDQQAARLGISIGEFSRLALKARSPVRIAGRCSVFAESDMIHKQQLGHDLPEIVAGLCEAMVRNYLNNVAKGKDIKPPVVFQGGVAANIGIKKAFEKELHTEIYVPEHNGVMGAIGAALLAMEEVRSRKKETSFKGFEVTEFKFKTTSFECKGCPNRCEIVNINQDGKTIARWGSKCLKWDMTEDKKKEEVNLNPS, from the coding sequence ATGGGTAAGTATTACCTGGGGGTAGATGTAGGTTCTGTCAGTACTGATATGGCTTTAATAGATCCCTTTGGTAATTTAATTGAGAAAATCTATTTAAGAACAAAAGGACAACCAATCGAGGTCATAAAAAGGGGTTTAAAAAAATTAAAAGAGAATTATGGTAGTATTAAAGTTGCTGGTGTTGGAACTACTGGAAGTGGGAGAAAACTGGCCGGTGTAATGCTGGGAGCTGATGTAATTAAAAATGAAATAACTGCCCATGCTGTGGCTGCTACCCATCTTGTCCCTGATGCCAGAACTGTTCTGGAAATAGGGGGCCAGGACTCTAAAATAATAATACTTAAAGATGGTATTGCAGTGGATTTTGCCATGAATACGGTTTGCGCAGCCGGTACCGGTTCTTTTCTCGATCAACAGGCCGCCAGACTCGGCATTTCGATAGGTGAATTTAGCCGGTTAGCCTTAAAAGCCAGAAGTCCGGTGCGGATTGCTGGAAGGTGTTCTGTATTTGCGGAATCAGATATGATACATAAACAACAACTTGGTCATGACCTGCCAGAAATAGTAGCCGGATTGTGTGAAGCCATGGTTAGAAATTATTTGAACAATGTGGCCAAGGGGAAGGACATAAAACCCCCCGTTGTATTCCAGGGAGGGGTTGCTGCAAACATTGGAATTAAAAAGGCTTTTGAAAAAGAGCTACATACAGAGATATATGTACCGGAACATAATGGGGTTATGGGTGCTATTGGTGCTGCGTTACTGGCAATGGAAGAAGTTCGTTCCCGTAAAAAAGAAACCTCTTTTAAGGGTTTTGAGGTTACAGAGTTTAAATTTAAGACTACAAGCTTTGAATGTAAGGGTTGTCCCAACAGGTGTGAAATAGTAAATATTAATCAGGATGGAAAAACTATTGCCAGATGGGGTTCTAAGTGTTTAAAGTGGGATATGACAGAAGACAAAAAAAAAGAGGAAGTTAATTTAAACCCCTCTTAA